A stretch of the Thiocystis violascens DSM 198 genome encodes the following:
- a CDS encoding TraB/GumN family protein: MGNLRRLAGRRPWFVWGIALWALLLGGPAAGEAGRATHGLLYRVDAPTAAAPSFVFGTIHSEDARVTELPASVRSAFDGCAGVALEVIPDAAAIIKAMITMTYTDGRTLHEVLPPDLYLETVTALADIGMSEDAFKDLKPWAVMTLLSTPPTETGHFLDMVLYRAALATGRPVQGLETMEEQLAVFDGMSEADQIGLLRETLKSRSRLPIMFEQLTQVYLARDLGRLVDLSESFLQGGDPRLAGLFQEAVIDARNRRMAERMRPLLERGGWFVAIGALHLPGDAGIIALLRRFGYGVSVLY, translated from the coding sequence TTGGGCAATCTCCGCAGACTGGCGGGACGCCGGCCGTGGTTTGTCTGGGGCATCGCCCTCTGGGCACTCCTGCTCGGCGGTCCGGCGGCGGGGGAGGCTGGGCGCGCGACGCACGGACTGCTTTACCGGGTCGATGCGCCGACGGCGGCGGCTCCCAGCTTTGTATTCGGGACGATTCACAGCGAGGATGCCCGGGTGACCGAGCTTCCCGCGTCGGTGCGCTCGGCATTCGATGGCTGCGCCGGCGTTGCGTTGGAGGTCATTCCCGACGCGGCGGCGATCATCAAGGCCATGATCACCATGACCTACACCGACGGTCGTACCCTGCATGAGGTGCTGCCGCCCGATCTCTATCTCGAGACGGTCACTGCGCTCGCCGACATCGGCATGTCCGAGGATGCGTTCAAGGATTTGAAGCCCTGGGCAGTGATGACGCTGCTGAGTACCCCGCCGACCGAAACGGGGCATTTCCTGGATATGGTGCTGTATCGCGCCGCACTCGCAACGGGCAGGCCCGTCCAGGGATTGGAAACCATGGAAGAGCAGCTTGCCGTTTTCGACGGGATGTCGGAGGCCGATCAGATCGGTCTGTTGCGCGAGACCCTGAAATCCAGGAGTCGGTTGCCGATCATGTTCGAGCAATTGACGCAGGTCTATCTGGCGCGCGATCTTGGGCGTCTGGTCGATCTGAGCGAGTCCTTTCTCCAAGGCGGCGATCCCAGGCTGGCGGGGCTGTTCCAGGAGGCCGTGATCGACGCGCGCAATCGGCGGATGGCAGAGCGCATGCGGCCGCTGCTGGAGCGGGGCGGATGGTTCGTCGCCATCGGCGCCTTGCATCTGCCGGGCGATGCGGGAATCATCGCGTTGCTTCGGCGTTTTGGATACGGGGTGTCGGTGCTGTATTGA
- a CDS encoding GGDEF domain-containing protein, with the protein MDLFARWGGEEFIVLAPETSLTSAIRLSERLRQSVSAAPIDPVGTVTASFGVASGEERETFEGLIRRADDALYAAKEAGRDQVFPSPESALDQAANAHER; encoded by the coding sequence GTGGACCTATTCGCGCGCTGGGGCGGCGAGGAGTTTATCGTCCTGGCCCCGGAGACGTCCCTGACGAGCGCCATCCGTCTGTCCGAGCGCCTGCGTCAGTCGGTTTCCGCCGCGCCCATCGATCCCGTGGGCACCGTCACCGCGAGCTTCGGGGTCGCCAGTGGGGAAGAACGTGAGACCTTCGAGGGGCTGATCCGGCGGGCCGACGACGCACTCTATGCCGCCAAGGAGGCCGGGCGCGATCAGGTGTTCCCGTCGCCTGAAAGCGCCCTGGATCAAGCGGCGAACGCTCATGAGAGGTGA
- a CDS encoding IS5 family transposase: MSKAGRPPKIHEAEQAVLRQIVTDRPTSTLSEIARELAARTGIEAHEATIRKSLREAGVTRLRGESGLEAQARATPRRYGYTDAHRRHDPDQSYPSCLTDAEWDLVAALFEMPGGRGQPPRVSRRSILEACCYVVRTGCAWRMLPHDFAPWQNVYKTFRRWSAAGKFEQMHDRLRGQWREREGREIAPTAAVLDAQSTRGSPQGGPSGFDAGKQVKGRKRSLVVDTLGFVLAVSVVAANLQDRDAASGAVADAAAKYPQINTLFVDSAYAGQFAQTTEQTHAIRVEVVRHPANKSVGSWHVDGAPDRVVIANADGFVPLPKRWVVERTHAWNERARRLIMHHDRLPAVSETWVWLAEARILLRRLTTTV; this comes from the coding sequence ATGTCGAAAGCTGGTCGTCCCCCCAAGATTCACGAGGCGGAGCAAGCGGTATTGCGTCAAATTGTCACGGATCGCCCGACCTCCACGCTGTCAGAGATTGCCCGGGAACTCGCGGCACGGACGGGAATCGAGGCTCATGAAGCAACGATTCGCAAGTCCTTGCGGGAGGCGGGCGTCACGCGCCTCCGGGGCGAGAGTGGTCTCGAGGCGCAAGCGCGCGCAACGCCGCGTCGGTATGGGTATACGGATGCGCATCGTCGCCACGACCCCGACCAAAGCTACCCAAGTTGTCTGACCGATGCGGAGTGGGACTTGGTCGCCGCTCTCTTTGAGATGCCGGGCGGGCGGGGTCAACCGCCCCGCGTGTCGCGCCGGAGCATCCTGGAGGCGTGTTGCTACGTGGTGCGCACGGGGTGCGCGTGGCGGATGCTGCCGCACGATTTCGCGCCTTGGCAGAATGTCTACAAGACGTTTCGCCGTTGGAGTGCGGCTGGGAAGTTTGAGCAGATGCATGATCGACTGCGGGGGCAATGGCGCGAACGCGAGGGGCGTGAGATCGCGCCGACGGCGGCGGTGCTGGATGCGCAATCGACCCGCGGCTCGCCGCAGGGTGGACCGAGCGGCTTTGATGCGGGCAAGCAGGTCAAGGGGCGCAAGCGCAGCCTGGTGGTCGATACCTTGGGGTTCGTGTTGGCGGTGAGCGTGGTCGCGGCCAATCTTCAGGACCGCGATGCCGCCTCGGGCGCCGTCGCTGACGCGGCCGCCAAGTACCCCCAGATCAACACGCTGTTTGTCGATAGCGCCTACGCCGGTCAATTTGCCCAAACCACCGAGCAGACCCACGCGATCCGCGTGGAAGTCGTGCGCCATCCAGCCAACAAAAGCGTTGGCTCCTGGCACGTGGACGGGGCGCCTGACCGAGTGGTGATCGCCAACGCCGACGGCTTCGTTCCGCTGCCGAAGCGCTGGGTTGTCGAGCGCACCCATGCGTGGAATGAGCGTGCCCGTCGATTGATCATGCATCATGACCGTCTGCCAGCGGTCTCCGAAACCTGGGTTTGGCTGGCGGAGGCGCGCATCCTGCTGCGGCGGTTGACCACAACGGTTTGA
- a CDS encoding response regulator produces MDAAPTAPPTILVVDDTPGNLDLLGRILTDAGYRVRQLPCGELALTSARTAPPDLILLDIRMPGLDGFEVCQRLKEEAITAEIPILFISALQDAGDKVRAFAAGGLDYITKPFQTEEVLARVATHLRLSALQRRLELQNRELERLATTDPLTGILNRRSFTDYGLHYLAHANRYGRPFGLIMFDIDKFKAVNDCHGHGVGDKVLVVVTERIRACLRGCRQK; encoded by the coding sequence ATGGACGCCGCACCGACCGCACCGCCGACCATCCTGGTGGTCGATGACACTCCGGGGAATCTCGATCTGCTGGGACGCATCCTCACCGACGCCGGCTACCGGGTCCGTCAGCTTCCGTGCGGCGAACTGGCGCTGACGTCGGCGCGGACCGCCCCGCCGGATTTGATCCTGCTCGATATCCGTATGCCCGGCCTGGACGGGTTCGAGGTGTGCCAACGGCTGAAGGAGGAAGCGATCACCGCCGAGATCCCGATCCTCTTCATCAGCGCGCTTCAGGACGCCGGCGACAAGGTTCGGGCGTTCGCGGCCGGGGGGCTGGACTACATCACGAAGCCTTTCCAGACCGAGGAGGTGCTGGCGCGGGTCGCCACCCACCTGCGGCTCAGCGCGCTGCAACGTCGTCTTGAACTGCAAAACCGAGAACTGGAGCGCCTGGCCACCACCGATCCGCTGACCGGCATCCTCAATCGCCGCAGTTTTACCGACTATGGTCTCCACTACCTCGCCCATGCCAACCGTTATGGTCGCCCCTTCGGACTCATCATGTTCGATATCGACAAATTCAAGGCGGTCAACGATTGTCACGGACATGGGGTCGGCGACAAAGTGCTGGTGGTCGTCACCGAGCGTATCCGCGCCTGTCTTAGAGGGTGTAGACAAAAATAA
- a CDS encoding ATP-binding protein, with the protein MIRALLAPLNRLCIGPRITIGFAVVLTVLVVLTLIGNLALRRASVEFDRLALYQGQTNRILDIERRAIDLQRRVLAYTYSGYGGIVARVRVSIRELRVQIEMAKLGTRDPEQARLLQRMSEVFRLYGDNFESTVIERGQRDRALHHDFQPLGQRIGERLVELRQETAHSGAYDLAARIGSARENILLAHQHALEFENAPDSSLARAAHASIDALERELAAARDQPGYAAVSERLGEIATLTRDYRAALSGFLQATRAYLHLVYVVLAGEAGELAQLADLLKTLNLTRQTELRARMLRENRFIQHVTLSISSLAVFLTILLAWRIGRGITQPLMAMTRTLTDLTQGRLDAEIPYRERTDEIGAMAQAANVFREEVAKKERAEAANRAKSLFLAHMSHELRTPLNAILGFSQLMARMPDTPPDQQRYLTIINNSGSHLLAMINDILDMSKIEAGQLESDFQPVDLWRLLDEIDSLFGLRAAHQGIAFVLDRGPNLPRAIGTDPGKLRQVLINLIGNAFKFTERGEVRMRVGIQEAESKGLRLIVEIADSGCGIPPDQLSSIFAPFVQAGTRGQEGTGLGLAICQRFVELLGGEIQVESEPGHGSRFRFWLPVETAADSEAPPLDEPRQALELELEPDQPAYRLLSVEDNPDNRLLLATILKPLGLELREATNGAEGVQRFETWRPHLIWMDIRMPVMDGREATRRIRALPGGDSCKIIAITASTFVEERAQILANGFDDFLSKPYRDTDIHRLLGRHLGLRFRAGERPPAPLAASATMPEVPEGLMSVMRDAVILGDSERIETLLQELDERHPQVAALLREWVADYQYERILRWLEDDDGRRTDRTADHPGGR; encoded by the coding sequence ATGATCCGCGCGCTTCTCGCCCCGCTGAATCGATTATGCATCGGACCGCGGATCACGATCGGCTTCGCGGTGGTGCTGACCGTGCTCGTGGTTCTGACGCTCATCGGCAACCTTGCGTTGCGCCGTGCGAGTGTCGAGTTCGATCGCCTGGCGCTCTATCAGGGACAGACCAATCGCATCCTCGACATCGAGCGGCGCGCGATCGATCTCCAAAGGCGCGTGCTCGCCTACACCTATTCGGGGTATGGCGGCATCGTGGCGCGCGTGCGGGTCTCGATCCGCGAACTGCGGGTGCAAATCGAAATGGCAAAACTGGGGACGCGCGACCCCGAGCAGGCGCGTCTGTTACAGCGGATGTCCGAGGTCTTTCGACTCTATGGAGACAACTTCGAGTCGACGGTGATCGAGCGCGGCCAGCGCGACCGCGCGCTCCATCACGATTTCCAACCGCTCGGCCAGCGAATTGGCGAAAGGCTCGTCGAACTGCGCCAGGAGACTGCCCATTCCGGTGCCTATGACCTCGCCGCGCGGATTGGCTCCGCGCGGGAAAATATATTGCTTGCCCACCAGCACGCGCTGGAGTTCGAGAACGCCCCTGACTCGTCGCTGGCGCGCGCGGCCCACGCGAGCATCGATGCCCTTGAGCGCGAGCTCGCGGCGGCGCGCGACCAGCCGGGGTATGCCGCCGTCAGCGAGCGCCTGGGGGAGATCGCGACCCTGACGCGGGATTACCGCGCGGCCCTGTCGGGGTTTCTGCAAGCGACGCGCGCCTATCTGCATCTGGTCTATGTGGTTCTGGCCGGCGAAGCGGGCGAACTCGCGCAATTGGCCGACTTGCTGAAGACGCTCAACCTGACGCGGCAAACCGAGCTTCGCGCGCGGATGTTGCGCGAGAATCGCTTTATTCAACATGTGACCCTGTCGATTTCCTCGCTAGCGGTCTTTCTGACGATCCTGCTCGCCTGGCGCATCGGTCGCGGCATCACGCAGCCCCTGATGGCCATGACCCGCACCCTGACCGACCTGACGCAGGGACGTCTCGACGCCGAGATTCCCTATCGCGAGCGTACCGACGAGATCGGCGCCATGGCCCAGGCCGCCAACGTCTTTCGCGAGGAAGTCGCCAAGAAGGAGCGCGCCGAGGCCGCCAACCGGGCCAAGAGCCTGTTCCTGGCCCACATGTCCCATGAACTGCGCACTCCCTTGAACGCCATCCTGGGCTTTTCGCAACTCATGGCGCGCATGCCCGACACGCCGCCCGACCAGCAACGCTATCTGACGATCATCAACAACAGCGGCAGTCATCTGCTGGCCATGATCAACGACATCCTGGATATGAGCAAGATCGAGGCGGGGCAGTTGGAATCCGATTTCCAGCCCGTCGACCTGTGGCGGCTGCTCGACGAGATCGATTCGCTGTTCGGGCTGCGTGCCGCTCATCAGGGCATTGCCTTCGTCCTCGACCGCGGCCCCAACCTCCCTCGCGCGATCGGCACCGACCCCGGCAAGCTGCGTCAAGTCTTGATCAACCTGATCGGCAACGCCTTCAAGTTCACCGAGCGGGGCGAGGTGCGGATGCGGGTCGGCATCCAGGAAGCCGAATCGAAGGGGCTGCGTCTGATCGTCGAGATCGCGGATAGCGGGTGCGGCATCCCACCCGATCAACTCTCGTCCATCTTCGCGCCTTTCGTTCAGGCCGGGACGCGCGGTCAGGAAGGCACCGGGCTCGGCCTGGCGATCTGCCAGCGCTTTGTCGAGCTGCTCGGCGGCGAGATTCAGGTCGAGAGCGAACCGGGCCATGGCTCCCGGTTTCGTTTCTGGCTCCCGGTCGAGACCGCCGCGGACAGCGAGGCGCCGCCCTTGGACGAGCCGCGTCAGGCGTTGGAGCTGGAGCTGGAACCGGATCAACCCGCGTATCGCCTCCTGAGCGTCGAGGACAATCCCGACAATCGTCTGTTGCTCGCGACCATCCTCAAGCCGCTCGGACTGGAACTGCGCGAGGCCACGAACGGCGCGGAGGGCGTGCAACGCTTCGAGACCTGGCGCCCGCACCTGATCTGGATGGATATCCGCATGCCGGTCATGGACGGGCGCGAGGCGACCCGCCGGATTCGCGCCCTGCCGGGCGGCGATTCCTGTAAGATTATCGCCATCACGGCGAGTACCTTCGTCGAGGAACGTGCCCAGATCCTGGCCAACGGATTCGACGATTTTCTGAGCAAGCCCTATCGCGACACGGATATCCATCGGCTGCTCGGGCGCCATCTGGGTCTGCGCTTCCGCGCCGGGGAACGCCCGCCAGCCCCATTGGCCGCCTCGGCGACGATGCCCGAGGTACCGGAGGGGCTGATGTCGGTCATGCGGGACGCCGTGATCCTTGGCGACTCGGAGCGAATCGAGACGCTGCTCCAGGAACTTGACGAGAGACATCCCCAGGTTGCGGCCCTGCTCCGGGAGTGGGTTGCCGACTACCAATACGAACGTATCCTGCGCTGGCTCGAGGACGACGATGGACGCCGCACCGACCGCACCGCCGACCATCCTGGTGGTCGATGA
- a CDS encoding ABC transporter substrate-binding protein gives MTEQDDRCPPVSHRRRRLCAALGAFACGAGALPAAPAVHTRGRVKLRVLGTHVTLREQIRQRAEQDLGIELIFMPGGNAEVLYQGGARPDSFDLYEQWSNSIRILWSARSIQPIDTRRIALWSEVNDLTKTGRLTPEAPLGQGDAPYRLINVQPDGGLGATPSERISFLPYVHNVDAFGYDTRVVPRGVAYETESWGWLLDPRWHGQVALVNDPTIGLFDAALAVQARGLMTFANIGDISKPELDQLFDILIQCKLDGHFSGFWSEVPESVGMMRDGRAALASMFSPAVAALNEGGIPAVYAAPREGYRAWHGVMCLSANTRGRELDAAYDYMNWWLSGWAGAFVARQGYYISVPERARPLLSPAEWDYWYEGKPAAEDLCGPDGELAVRAGTRRNGGSYWQRFGHVAVWNSVMDSYDYSLPRWHELLLA, from the coding sequence ATGACTGAGCAAGACGATCGCTGTCCGCCTGTCTCCCACCGGCGCCGCCGGCTTTGCGCGGCCCTGGGCGCGTTCGCCTGCGGCGCCGGAGCCCTGCCGGCGGCGCCAGCCGTCCACACCAGGGGGCGCGTCAAACTGCGGGTGCTCGGCACCCACGTCACCCTGCGCGAGCAGATTCGCCAGCGTGCCGAGCAGGATCTCGGGATCGAGCTGATCTTCATGCCGGGCGGCAACGCCGAGGTGCTGTATCAAGGGGGCGCCCGCCCGGACAGCTTCGATCTCTACGAGCAGTGGTCCAACAGCATCAGGATTCTCTGGAGCGCCCGCTCGATCCAGCCCATTGACACCCGCCGTATCGCCCTCTGGAGCGAGGTCAACGACCTGACCAAGACCGGACGCCTGACCCCGGAGGCTCCGCTCGGTCAGGGCGACGCCCCTTACCGGCTGATCAATGTCCAGCCGGATGGCGGCCTGGGCGCGACGCCGAGCGAGCGCATCAGCTTCCTGCCCTATGTCCATAATGTCGATGCCTTCGGTTACGACACCCGCGTCGTCCCGCGCGGGGTCGCCTACGAAACCGAAAGCTGGGGCTGGCTGCTCGATCCGCGCTGGCACGGACAGGTCGCGCTGGTGAACGACCCTACCATCGGCCTGTTCGACGCCGCCCTGGCGGTCCAGGCGCGCGGGCTCATGACCTTTGCCAACATCGGCGACATCAGTAAGCCCGAACTGGACCAACTCTTCGACATCCTCATTCAATGCAAGCTGGACGGTCATTTCAGCGGCTTCTGGAGCGAGGTGCCGGAGTCCGTGGGGATGATGCGCGACGGCCGGGCGGCGCTCGCCAGCATGTTCTCGCCGGCGGTCGCCGCGCTCAACGAGGGCGGCATCCCCGCGGTTTATGCCGCGCCGCGCGAAGGTTACCGCGCCTGGCATGGGGTCATGTGTCTGTCGGCAAACACCCGCGGGCGCGAACTGGACGCGGCCTATGACTACATGAACTGGTGGCTGTCGGGCTGGGCCGGTGCCTTCGTCGCGCGTCAGGGCTATTACATCTCCGTCCCCGAGCGCGCGCGCCCCCTGCTGTCGCCCGCCGAGTGGGATTACTGGTACGAGGGCAAGCCGGCCGCCGAGGATCTGTGCGGCCCCGATGGCGAGCTTGCGGTGCGCGCCGGCACCCGGCGCAATGGCGGCTCCTACTGGCAACGCTTCGGCCATGTCGCGGTCTGGAATTCGGTCATGGACAGCTACGATTACAGCCTGCCGCGCTGGCACGAGTTGCTGCTCGCATGA
- the rnt gene encoding ribonuclease T — MNDEEQIPDGIAQRFRGFLPVVVDVETAGFDAQRHALLEIAAVIIRMKPDGRLEPSAPIACHVLPFVGSEIDPRALAFNRIDPDHPFRDAISEQDALTRVLTPIRKAVKSTGCNRAILVGHNAHFDLGFVKAAVERTGFKRNPFHAFSVFDTVTLGGLMFGQTVLAKAARAAGLYWQNSEAHSAIYDAEQTARLFCMIVNRWHDLDPVRFWENSPDVLTLMSKEG; from the coding sequence ATGAATGATGAAGAACAGATTCCAGATGGTATCGCGCAGCGCTTTCGTGGCTTTCTGCCGGTGGTCGTCGACGTGGAGACGGCGGGCTTCGACGCCCAGCGTCATGCCCTGCTTGAAATCGCGGCGGTCATTATCCGCATGAAACCGGACGGACGGCTGGAGCCTTCGGCCCCGATCGCCTGTCATGTCCTGCCGTTCGTGGGCTCGGAGATCGACCCGCGGGCGCTGGCGTTCAATCGCATCGATCCGGACCACCCCTTCCGTGACGCCATCTCGGAACAGGACGCGCTCACCCGCGTCCTCACGCCGATTCGCAAGGCCGTCAAATCGACCGGCTGCAATCGCGCCATCCTGGTGGGACACAATGCCCATTTCGACCTGGGTTTCGTGAAGGCGGCGGTGGAGCGCACCGGCTTCAAGCGCAACCCCTTCCACGCCTTCAGCGTCTTCGATACGGTGACGCTGGGGGGGCTGATGTTCGGTCAGACGGTGCTGGCCAAGGCCGCGCGGGCGGCCGGGCTGTACTGGCAGAACAGCGAGGCGCATTCGGCCATCTATGACGCCGAACAGACCGCGCGCCTCTTCTGCATGATCGTCAACCGCTGGCACGATCTCGATCCCGTGCGTTTCTGGGAGAACAGCCCGGATGTCTTGACCTTGATGTCGAAAGAAGGCTGA
- the grxD gene encoding Grx4 family monothiol glutaredoxin: MDVLERIGEQVKGNAVVIYMKGTPQFPQCGFSMRAAAALQECGLPFAYVNVLQDPEIFENLPRYADWPTFPQIYIDGELVGGCDITLELHASGELKTLMEQAVAKTEEAGG; the protein is encoded by the coding sequence ATGGATGTATTGGAGCGCATCGGCGAGCAGGTGAAAGGCAACGCAGTCGTGATCTACATGAAGGGCACTCCGCAGTTTCCGCAGTGCGGGTTTTCCATGCGGGCCGCCGCGGCATTGCAGGAGTGCGGCCTCCCCTTTGCCTATGTCAACGTCCTGCAGGATCCCGAGATTTTCGAGAACCTGCCGCGCTATGCCGATTGGCCGACCTTTCCGCAGATCTATATCGACGGCGAACTGGTTGGCGGGTGCGACATCACCCTTGAATTGCATGCCAGCGGGGAACTCAAAACCTTGATGGAGCAGGCGGTCGCCAAGACAGAGGAGGCTGGCGGTTAG
- a CDS encoding N-acetylglutaminylglutamine amidotransferase, whose product MCGICGELRFDGMPASLESIQSMMAELARRGPDHGGSYSDGALAFGHRRLAIIDLSVRSNQPMVDAELGLALVFNGTIYNYRALRRELQDQGYRFFSEGDSEVILKAWHAWGTGCVERLHGMFAFAVWDANQRVLFLARDRFGIKPLYWSEQGRALRFASHPQALLAAGGVETAIDPVALHNLFTLHAVVPAPRTILKGVRKLAPGHWLRLDASGGRTEQAYWHLSATRPERPPSESEWLESIHAALRHAVKIRSEVADVPVGVLLSGGLDSSLLVALLAEAGVSDLRTFSVGFEDTPEEAGSEFQYSDLVVERYGTRHRKFLVPNDQVLRRLPEAIDAMAEPMFGQDAVAFYLLAEQVAREIKVVQSGQGADEVFGGYFWYPRMRDETGGSRLERFARHYFDRDHAEYRRLVTDDYAGADHTSALIAERLDAPDADEFMDAVLRLDVTTLIVDDPVKRVDNMTMAWGLEARVPFLDHQLVELAARCPPELKLREGGKYPLKALARGLLPDAVIDRPKGYFPMPALKYVRGPFLELMRDALTSRASRERGLYRPAYLDQLLDAPDLHHTRIQGNKLWHLALLELWLQRHLA is encoded by the coding sequence ATGTGCGGTATCTGTGGAGAATTACGCTTCGACGGCATGCCGGCCAGCCTGGAGTCGATTCAGTCGATGATGGCCGAACTGGCCCGGCGCGGTCCGGATCACGGCGGCAGTTACAGCGACGGGGCGCTGGCCTTCGGTCATCGCCGACTGGCCATCATCGACCTCTCGGTGCGCTCCAATCAGCCCATGGTGGATGCGGAACTGGGGCTGGCGCTGGTTTTCAACGGAACCATCTATAACTATCGCGCGCTCCGGCGCGAGCTTCAGGATCAGGGTTATCGCTTCTTCTCCGAGGGCGACAGCGAGGTCATCCTCAAAGCCTGGCATGCCTGGGGTACCGGCTGCGTCGAGCGGCTGCACGGCATGTTCGCCTTCGCGGTCTGGGACGCCAACCAGCGGGTGCTGTTTCTGGCGCGTGATCGCTTCGGGATCAAGCCGCTGTATTGGTCCGAGCAGGGTCGCGCACTGCGATTCGCCTCCCATCCGCAGGCATTGCTGGCTGCGGGCGGGGTCGAGACGGCCATCGATCCGGTGGCACTGCACAACCTTTTTACGCTACACGCCGTGGTGCCGGCGCCGCGCACCATCCTCAAGGGGGTGCGCAAGCTCGCTCCCGGTCACTGGCTGCGCCTGGACGCCAGCGGCGGCCGCACCGAGCAGGCGTACTGGCATTTGTCGGCGACCCGCCCCGAGCGCCCGCCGAGCGAGTCCGAATGGCTGGAGTCGATCCACGCCGCGCTGCGTCACGCGGTCAAGATTCGCAGCGAGGTGGCGGATGTGCCGGTGGGCGTGCTGCTGTCCGGCGGTCTGGACTCCAGTCTGCTGGTCGCGTTGCTGGCGGAGGCGGGCGTGTCGGATCTGCGAACCTTCTCGGTCGGCTTCGAGGATACGCCGGAGGAGGCGGGCAGCGAGTTCCAGTATTCGGATCTGGTCGTAGAACGCTACGGCACCCGCCACCGCAAGTTTCTGGTCCCGAACGATCAGGTGCTGCGGCGCCTGCCGGAGGCTATCGACGCCATGGCCGAGCCGATGTTCGGTCAGGATGCGGTGGCCTTTTATCTGCTCGCCGAACAGGTCGCGCGCGAGATCAAGGTGGTGCAGTCAGGACAGGGCGCCGACGAGGTCTTTGGCGGTTATTTCTGGTATCCGCGCATGCGCGACGAGACCGGGGGGAGTCGGCTGGAGCGTTTCGCCAGGCACTATTTCGACCGTGACCACGCCGAATATCGGCGCCTGGTCACGGATGACTATGCCGGCGCGGATCACACCTCCGCTCTGATCGCCGAGCGGCTGGACGCGCCGGACGCCGACGAATTCATGGATGCGGTGCTGCGGCTCGATGTCACCACGCTGATCGTCGATGACCCAGTCAAACGGGTCGACAACATGACCATGGCCTGGGGGCTGGAGGCGCGGGTACCTTTCCTCGACCACCAACTGGTCGAACTTGCTGCCCGCTGTCCGCCAGAGCTGAAACTGCGCGAGGGCGGCAAGTATCCGCTCAAGGCGCTGGCGCGCGGTCTGCTGCCGGACGCCGTAATCGACCGGCCCAAGGGCTATTTCCCGATGCCGGCGCTCAAATATGTGCGCGGACCCTTTCTGGAGCTGATGCGCGATGCGCTCACTTCGCGTGCCAGCCGCGAGCGCGGTCTCTACCGACCAGCCTATCTCGATCAACTGTTGGACGCGCCGGATCTGCATCACACCCGCATCCAGGGCAACAAACTCTGGCATCTGGCTCTGCTGGAGCTGTGGTTGCAGCGGCATCTGGCTTGA
- a CDS encoding superoxide dismutase produces MAHELPALPYAQNALEPVISAETIEYHYGKHHQTYVTNLNNLIAGTEFADLSLTDIILKSSGGMFNNAAQVWNHTFYWNCLSPTGGGAPTGALGEAITAKFGSFDEFKKQFAQSAATNFGSGWTWLVKNADGSIEIFNTSNAGTPMTSGKTALLTVDVWEHAYYIDYRNARPKYLESIWDKINWSFVADNYAG; encoded by the coding sequence ATGGCCCACGAATTACCCGCATTGCCCTATGCTCAGAACGCGCTCGAACCTGTCATCTCGGCCGAAACCATCGAATATCACTACGGCAAACATCATCAGACCTATGTCACCAATCTGAACAATCTGATCGCGGGCACCGAGTTCGCGGACCTGAGCCTCACCGACATCATCCTGAAATCCTCCGGCGGCATGTTCAACAACGCCGCACAGGTCTGGAACCACACCTTTTACTGGAACTGTCTGAGCCCGACCGGCGGCGGCGCACCGACCGGCGCGCTAGGCGAGGCGATCACCGCCAAGTTCGGTTCGTTCGACGAATTCAAAAAGCAGTTCGCGCAATCCGCCGCCACCAATTTCGGCTCGGGCTGGACCTGGCTGGTCAAGAACGCCGACGGCTCCATCGAGATCTTCAACACTTCCAATGCCGGCACCCCCATGACCTCGGGCAAGACCGCGCTGCTGACCGTCGATGTCTGGGAGCACGCCTATTACATCGACTATCGTAACGCGCGCCCCAAATACCTTGAAAGCATTTGGGATAAAATCAACTGGTCGTTCGTCGCCGACAATTACGCCGGCTAA